In Planctomonas sp. JC2975, the genomic stretch GAATGCCTGCTCCTTGGTCACGACCCGCGGGAGTCTCCGGTCGGGCTTGGGGGCGCGAAGTCGCCGGCCGGCGTCCGTCGGTGCTCGTCCTGTGCGTTCCGACCACGCGGTGAAGCCACGGACAGTCGCAGCGCGCCGCGCGATGGACGCCTTCGCCAGCTCGTCTTGCTGCGCCTTCCAGAGCCAATCCCTGAGCAGCCCGAGATCGAGCTCTGCCGGCGCGGCACATCCGTGGTCGAGAGCGAAAGCGGCGAGCGCACGCAGATCTGATCCGTAGGACCGCACCGTACTCGTCGAGTAGCCGCGCTCCGAGCGCAGGAACGACTCGTATTCGTGGATGGCGACGTCCCAGGACATGTCACCAGCATGTCGCCGGTTCGCCGTCCAACGACCGAGGACACCCCGCCCGGCGTGGACGCGGTCAGGCGCCTGGACACAGTGGGCGTGGCCCCGGCCATGAGTGGACGCGGTACGGCGACACAGTTGGCGTGGACCCGGCCCGACGTGGACACGGTCAGGCGCGTGGACAAAGTGGGCCTGGACGGCGGCCCGGAGTGGGCACAGGTGGGCGTGGACCGCGCCCGGCGCGGACCCGGCCCGACGGTGTCGTCTGCGGCGGCTCGTCATCGAAGACCTGCGGCGGCGTGCGGTCATCGCTGTGCAGACACGGCGACCCAGCCGCCGCCCTGCTCACGGACGCGTCGGTCGAGCTCCAAGCCTCCGAGCACAGCGAGGGTCGACGCCACGCTGAGACCGGCGAGCGTCGCGAGCTCATCGGCTGTGCGCCCTGCCCGCGTGCTGAGCGCATCCACGATGCGCTTCGTCTCGGGCCCGTCGATCGCGGCCGAAGCTGGTCCAGACGCCTCAGGAGCGATCAGCTCTGCAACGTCCCTCGTGTTCGTGACGCAGACAGCGTCGTATTCGCGGAAGAGGCGATGACATCCTGCAGACGCCGGTGATGTGACGGGTCCGGGAACGGCGGCCAGCGGACGCCCGAGCGCCGCGGCGTGCCCGGCGGTGTTCAGTGAGCCGGACCGCGCTCCCGCCTCGACTACGACGGTCACCGCGCTGGCTGCGGCGATGAGCCGATTCCGTTGCAGGAATCGCCACTTCGTGGGTGCGGCGCCGCATGGAAGCTCGGAGAGCACGAGACCGTGCTCGACGACCCGCCGCAGCAGGTCGTCATGACCTGCTGGATAGAACCGGTCGACGCCGCCGGCGAGGAATGCGAATGTGAGTCCGCCGACGGCGAGCGCTGCACGATGGGCTGTCCCGTCGATGCCATAGGCGGCGCCGGACACGATCGTGTTGCCGAGATCCGCGAGTCCGGCGGAGAGCTCGCTCGCCACGTGCTCGCCGTATCCGGTGGCTGCGCGGGCACCGACCAGGGCCACCGTCGATCGAACGTCCGAGATCCGCGACGGGTCGCCTCTGGCCCAGAGCGCGATTGGTGCATGGGATCCGAGATCGTCGACTCCCCACGGCCACGGTGCGGTCGGGCCGCCGGATCCGGTTGGCACGAGAAGCTCCGCGTGGATCCGTGCCGCCGAGGTCAGTGCACGCTCCACATCCGCCGAACGCAGTCGCGGCCGCCATCGGTGGAGCGCTGCTTTGAGTTGGTCCGATCCGGCCGGCGGCTCGTCGATCCTCGTGCGGTGGGACTCGTCCACGATCGGATCCGGCGCGCTTGTTGCACGACCGACGCGCGCGGTTCCGTCCTGGCTCGGTGCCGATCCAGGCACGTCGGTCATCCGCTCGACGCCGGGCGAACCGACCGTCACGACCGAGCCGGCCGAGCCGCCGCGGCTTCCAGCCGGGGCGGGGCACGCGAGCCGGGAGCGGTCAGCGGTGTCGAGGACGTAGGTCAGCGCATCCGCTGCGCCTAGTTCGGCGGCCAGTGTGCCCGCGATGCCGTCGCCTGGCTCCGTGATGACGGACCATGCAGCACGTGCGAATCTGTCGGCTACGTCGGTGTCCTCCAGTTCCGATTCCGTGGTCACCCCGGCGACCAGACGTCGGACGTTCGCCTCGTCGAGCCCGAACAGGGTCATGCTCCGATTCCCTTCCTGAGGTACAGCGCCGTGCCGATGTGCTCGGCGCTGGGGTGATCCGCGCCGGCGACGTCGGCGATAGTCCATGCCAGACGGAGCGACCTGTCGTATCCGCGCATGGTGAGCGCGCCGCGTTCCAGCGCCCGATCGAGGACCGCGGTCGAGCCGCGTTGAAGCATCCGCGAATGCTCGCGCAGCCAGGAACCTGGCACCTCTGCGTTGGTCCGCCACGGGGTCTCCGACAGCCGCGCAGCTGCCGCCGCTCTGGCAGCCGTCACACGAGCGCGAACGGTCGCGGTCGTCGCGCCCTTGGCCGTTCCCGCGAGCTTGAGCTGCGCCGCGGTGATGCGCCGCACGCTGAGGCGGATGTCCACCCGGTCGAGGAGCGGACCAGAGATCTTGGCCATATAGCGCCTGCGCGTCGAAGGCGCACACGTGCATTCGGCATCGGCGGCACCGTATTGACCGCACGGGCAGGGGTTCGCGGCCAGGACGAGCTGGAAACGACCGGGGAAGGTGGCAACGGCGTTCGCGCGGTGTATGCGGATCCGCCCGGACTCGAGAGGTTGGCGCAGTACGTCGAGCACGGAACTCGGGAACTCCGGTGCCTCGTCGAGGAACAGGACGCCATGGGCTGCGCGCACTGCGGCTCCGGGACGGATCTGCGCGCTGCCTCCGCCGACGATCGCAGCGGCGGTGGCCGTGTGATGGGGAGCCTCGAAAGGCGGCCGAGTCACGAGAGCGGAGACCGGATCGCCGGCCAAGGATCGGATGGACGTCGCCTCGAGGGATGCTTCGACGGGAAGATCCGGCAGAAGTCCGGGGAGTCGTTCGGCGAGCATCGTCTTGCCGGCCCCGGGCGGCCCGAGGAGGAACAGGTGATGACCGCCCGCCGCAGCGATCGTGAGTGCCTCGATCGCTTCTTCGTTGCCCACGATGTCTGCCAGATCCAGCGAGGACGAGTCATCGTCGTCGGCCGCCGTCGCCGACACCTCCCAGGGTTCGACGGGCACGGGGTCGAGGTCCGAGCCGTGCGCGATCGCCGCTTCCCGCAGAGACGACACGGCCAGCACCTCGATGTCGGGCACGAGACGCGCCTCAGACTCGTTCGCCGCCGGCACCATCACGCGTCGCATCCCCGCCCGCGCGGCGCCGATCACGGCCGGCAGGACACCCGGCGTGGGTCGGAGCCTGCCGTCGAGCCCGAGCTCTCCGAGGTGCACCGTTCCGCCGACGGAATCCGCGGGGACGTCGCCCGCTGCTGCGAGTGCCGCCATGGCGATACCCAAGTCGAATCCGCCGCCGTGCTTCGGCAACGCCGCAGGCGACAGGCTCACGGTGAGCTTGCGGGACGTGATGGGTAGTCCGGAGTTCGCCGCCGCCGCTCTAACCCGATGGCGGGCCTCGCCGAGCGCGGCGTCCGGAAGTCCGATCACCCAGAAGCCGGGAAGACCGGGCGAGATGTCGGCCTCGATGTCCACGACATGCGGCGTGATGCCGACCAGTGCGATGCCGCGCGTGCGAGCGATGGCCATCAGCACACACCGACCAGATGCTCGATGAGCACCTGGGAGTCGGCGAGTCCCGGCGGAGCCAGCACGGCGACGGCGTCGATCCGAAGGCTGTCGGCCGCGCGTCCGGTTTCGTCGCACCACTGCGCGGCGAGGCGTCGCAATCGCGCGGCCTTGACGGGTGTGATCGCGTCGAACGGATGCCCGAACAGTGTCGACGATCGCGTCTTGACCTCGACGACCGCTACGGCTCCAGCCCGCTCGGCGACGATGTCGATCTCGCCCTGCGTGCAACGCCAGTTCCTCGCAAGGATCCGGTACCCCTGCTGCCTCAGATAACGGGCCGCGAGATCCTCGCCGCGCCGTCCCAGCTCATCCTTCTTCGCCATCGCTGCCTCCCCCGCCAGAGTGGCGCAGGGCGAAAAGGCGGATGACGCGGATGTGCCCTCTGCGAGACATCCCGCCAGAAGGGCAGGTTGTGGAGGACTAGTACGCGGCGGTCACGGACGAAGGTCGACCTCCGGACGGCCGATGCGTCGCGGACGGCTGCGCCGTCACTCGTCGAGCGCGAGCTCCTTCGGGAGCTCGAACTCCTTGCTGGAGAGCTCCTCGATGTTGACGTCCTTGAACGTCAACACTCGTACCGACTTGACGAAGCGGTCGGCACGGTAGACGTCCCACACCCAGACATCGTGCATGGTGATCTCGAAGTAGAAGTCGTTCGCGGTGTCCCGCCGCACGAACTCGACCTCGTTCGCCAGGTAGAACCGGCGCTCCGTCTCGATCACGTACTTGAACTGCGAGACGATGTCGCGGTATTCGCGGTACAGGGCCAGCTCGACCTCGCGGTCGTAGTCGTCGAATTCGTCCTCGTCCATTTGCGTCAGAGTCTACGCTGTGGCGCCGCGGCGTCAGGCCGCGCGCTCGGGGCCGAGCCATGGATGGCGCCAGCAGGCTCGCCCGATTCGAACTCGACGGTCTCGGCATCCGATGGGCCCATCTCGAGCACGTCGAAGGCCAGTTGCACCGACGTGCGCTCGGGCTTCAACCAGGTGCGGCGGTGCAACTCGTTCGGTCCCAACTGTCGGATCGCCTCGAAGTGCGCCTCGCTCGAATACCCCTTGTTGCTGGCCCAGGAGTAGCCGGGATGAACGGAATCCTGCTCGATCATGATCGCGTCCCTGTGCACCTTCGCGATGACGGATGCCGCCGCAACAGACGCGCAGGACTGGTCGGCCTTGATGCGCGACACGACAGGTACCTGCATCGGGAGGGCCCTGGAGAGGTAGTCGTAGTTGCCGTCCAGGATGATCGTGCTCGCCGTCAGCGCGGCTCCCGCCTCCTGCAACGCGGCGAAGGCTCGGGCACCGGCCATGCCGAGGCACGCCATGATCCCGTACGCGTCGATCTCCTCTGCTGAGGCGAGTCCGACGGCGTGGTGCCGAACCCACTTCATGCAGAGCGGGGCCAGCTCCTCGCGCTTCGGCTCGAGGAGCAGCTTCGAGTCGCGCAGGCCCTTCGGCCAGCGCCCCACCTGGGCGTCGACGACCACCATTCCCACCGCGACTGGCCCGGCGAGGGCGCCGCGGCCGACTTCGTCGCATCCGATGACGCTCATGCTGCCAGCCGAGTAGAGCTCGGCCTCGAAGCGGTAGTTGGGCACGACCGGACGCTTGCGCTTCGCCTGCTTCGTGCCTGCGGCGTTCGGGGTTCTGGTCGTCGTGCTGGCTGCCACGTCTTCGACGTTACTGCTTGTCGTCCTCGGCGCCGCGGAACACGTCGGGATAGTTCGAGAGCCAGGTCCAGTGGCTGATCGGCCAGCTGATCAGGATGGCGCGCCCCACGACATCCTTCTCCGGCACGAAGCCCTTGCCAGGCAGATTCTGGTTGCGGGAGGAGTCCTGGGAATCCCAGCGGTTGTCCCCCATGACCCACAGCTCGCCCTTGGGCACTGTCACATCGAAGTGGACGGATGCTGCATCGGTCTCGCCCGCCGCGAGCTTCACATACGGCTCGTCGAGCGGCGATCCGTTCACGCTCATCTGCCCGAGCGCATTGCAGCACGTGACCTTGTCACCCGGAAGGCCGATGACCCGCTTCACGAGGTGATCGTCGCTGTCCGGCGCCGCCAGTCCCACCAGCGAGAGGACCCACTCGATCGGATTGGTCGTCGACTTCTCGGTCGATGGCGGCAGCCATCCACCCGGGTCGGTGAAGACGACGACGTCACCGTGCTGGATGGGCATCAGGTTCGGCTCCAGCTCGTTCACCATGATCAGATCGTTGATCTGCAGGGTGTTCTCCATCGACCCCGACGGAATGTAGAACGACCGGACGATGAACGTCTTGATCAGGAACGAGACGAGGATGGCGACCAGCAGGATGATCACCAGGTCGCGCACGAAGAGCTTCACGCTGCGCTGACGCGACTGCTTCGCCGAAGTCGCGTGCCCTGACCCTGTCGGCAGAAAGTCGTCTGTCATCTGTCCCTGAGATCCCGCCGTTCGGTGGCCGCCCGTGCGGCGCCGAGGAGTTGCACCTGGCCGGCCGAACCCCGTTAAGCGGCCGAGCTCCCGACCCAGGATAAGGGATCGGGAGCTCGGAACCGGCTGCGAACCGCAGCCACGAAATAGGGTCTACGCGTCGCGCTTTTCCTTGATCTTCGCCTTCTTGCCGCGCAGCTGGCGGAGGTAGTACAGCTTCGCGCGACGAACGTCACCACGGGTCACGACCTCGATGTGGTCGATGACCGGCGAGTGCACGGGGAACGTGCGCTCGACGCCGACCTGGAAGCTCACCTTGCGGACGGTGAACGTCTCGCGAACGCTCTCGCCGCTGCGGGCGATGACGACGCCCTGGAAGACCTGGATGCGGGACCGGTTGCCTTCGGTGATGTTGACGTGCACCTTGACGGTGTCGCCCGGGCGGAACTCCGGGATGTCGGACCGCAGCGAAGCGGCGTCGACGGCATCGAGGATGTGCATGATAATTCGCTCTCTGCGCCCGCCACCGGTCGAGCACGGATCAAGTGGATGAAGTATGGGTGTGCGTGCCGCTCGCATCCGTCACGATCGGACGGAATGCAGTGCGTGACTCCCCGGAGGCAGAGCACGTGCCGCGGCACAGCTTTCTATTCTGCCATGAACGCGGTGGGGGTCCAAACCGGCTGAGTCCGGGCACGACGCATTCAGCATCCGTTCATCGGGTATCGAAGACGCGATCAGTGACCGGTCTCATGCACGATGATGACGCCCAGGTCTTCGGGCGGAGGCCTACGGCTCTGGGGCGTTCCGTATCCGCTCGATGCCTGCGCCATGGCGCCCGACACTCGTTCGCGCCACTCGCGCATCAGCTGCCAGACCGTGAGCCAGAACGTCGCCAGCCCGAGCACGACGGCCGCGATGCCGAAGACGACACCCGTTGCACCGAAGAAGCCGAGGCCGATGACGGCGAGATGGAAAGCGGCGGTGGCCACGACATCCCACCAACCGACGGCGCCGGTGGAGCGGACCGCCGGGCGCAGCCGGGTCAACCCGGCCAGCGTCGCCAGGAAGAGGAAGAGCACGCCTGCGCCGAGGAAGAGCAGGAAGAATCCACCGGGACCTCCGAAGACCCCGAATCCCACCATCAGCCAGAGCGGCAGCACGGGCACGGCGATGAGCTGCCACCTCAGAAGAGCTCTGCGCGCGATCATGCTGTCAGGTTAGGTGCGCCTTCGTGCGGATGGGCTGGGAAACCGTACGAGTTCGCCTACGGCGTGATCAGTCCTCGTCGAGCAGATCAGGGCGCACTCGCCGGGTGCGCTCCAGCTGCTGTTCGCGCCGCCAGCGTGCGATCTCACCGTGGTTGCCGCTGAGCAGGACCGGTGGAACGTCGAGGCCGCGCCAGACCGGAGGCTTCGTGTACGACGGATACTCGAGCAGCCCGTCCTCGTGCGACTCCTCCACCAGGCTCTGCGGATTGCCGACGACCCCGGGGATGAGCCGGGCGATGGCCTCCACCATCGCGATCACGGCGACCTCTCCCCCGTTGAGCACGTAGTCGCCGAGGCTGACCAGCTTGACCCTGGCGCGGGACCACGTGTGCTCGAACACCCGCTGATCGATGCCTTCGTAGCGTCCGCAGCCGAACACGAGGTGGCGTTCCTCGGACAAGTGGCGCGCCATGCGCTGAGTGAACACCTCGCCGGCGGGCGACGGGAAGATCACGACGGGGTCGTCGGCGGCATCGAGAGCGGCATCCAGCGCCTCTCCCCACGGTTCGGGCCTCATGACCATGCCGGCCCCGCCGCCGTACGGCGTGTCGTCGACCGTGCGGTGCCTGTCGTGCGTGAAGTCGCGCAGGTCACGCACGGTCAGGTCGATGATCCCGTTCTGCCTTGCCTTGCCGAGCAGCGAGACGTCGAGGGCATCGAAGATCGCGGGGAAGATCGTCACGATGTCGATGCGCACATCGACGAGTTTAGGCAGCCGGCGATCGCAGGCAGTCGCAACGCCCGTCAGCGCGGGGCATCCCGGTCAGCGCAGTGTCATGCCGCCCGCGGCATCCCGGTACCGGCGCACCACGAGTTCGACCAGCGGAGCCGGTGGTGTCACGCCAGGCACGAGGAGCGTGCGAGCGACCACATCGCCGCCGGATGCTGCGGCGAGATCGGCGAACATCCCCGGCGCGAGCAGATACGGTCCGACGAGCAGACGGGAGGAGGGATGCAGTCGACGCATCGTCTCCACCGCCGACGACAAGTGCGGTACTGCTGCCGTGAGGAATCCCGCTGTCACCTGGCGCTCCAACACGGATGCCAGGCGACGGCCCGTGTCGAGCACGTCGCGAACCGCACGGTGATCGCTCGATCCGGCCGCCGCGAGCACGACGACGTCGTCGTCGCGCAGCCCCGCCTGACGCAGCCGCATCGCCAGAAGGTCCATCACTGCGTCGTCGGGTACGAGGAGCTCCGAGACGCGCACCGAGCGTCCGGTGCTGGCGGCTAGTGCGTGTGCGAGTTCCGAGTGCACGCGGTATCCGGTGGAAAGGAGGAGTGGGACCACGACGGCCGAGCGATCCGGCCGCAGGCTGTTCAGAGCCTCGGACAGATCGGGCTGTTGGACGTCCACGAAAGCTGCAACGGCATCCACCCCGCCAAGGCGCGTCTCGACAGCGGCCTTCAGCTCGCCGACGGCGCGGCGTCCATCTGCATCGTTGCCGGAATGGGCCACGAGCACGAGGGCGGGCTGCAGGCTCGACGGCGCTGCTGAGGCGTCGCCCGGGCTGTCGGTCGTCAACGTCACTCGACTCCCCCGGCGACATCCTCGGCCGCGATGAGCCCTCTCCGTGCCACGAACGTCATCCGCCAGCCCCTCTCCGTGCTCACACGGTAGGCAGCGCGTATTTCGGCGTGCGGCCGAGGGTGTTTCGCGCGCGTGAACACGGCCGCACGCCGTTGACAGTGCCGTGTGGTGCACGGCGCGGGCAGTGCGCTGTGGCGTGATGCGGGCAGTGCGCTGTGGCGTGATGCGGCCGTCTGCATCCTCACGCGCGGGAGAGGATGCTCCCCACGTCGATCCCACCGGGCAGCGTCCCGTAGAGCGCTGCACGGTCCTGCCCGAGGCGGGAGGCGCAGAACGCGTCGGAGACGGCGTCCGGAGCGCCTGTGACGAGCACGGCCGCCTGCAGAGCGACCGCGAGGTCCTCGGCGAGACGGCGGGCGTCGAAGGCGACGTCATCCGGATCCCGTCCTGCTGCCGAGGCCAGCCGCGCGTCGATCGAACGGAGAGACTCAGCGAGCCGGCGGTCGGCCGACGCTGCGGACGCGAGCTCGTCGCGCACGGAGGCGACGGCGTCCGGTTCCCGCGCGAGCACCCGCAGGATGTCGAGAGCGATGACGTTGCCGGAGCCCTCCCACACGGCCATGACCGGTTGCTCACGGTAGCGCCTGGCCAGCGGATAGTCCTCGGTGTAGCCGTTGCCGCCGAGGCACTCGAGCGCCTCGTAGGCGTGGCCAGGGCCTCGCTTGCAGATCCAGTACTTGGCGACGGCCGTTGCGAGCCGGCGGTAGGCGATCTCGGCGTCGGAGGCGTCGTCGTCATGTGCCCGCGCCAGCCGCATGGCCAGTGCCGTCGCGGCCTCGGACTCGAGCGCCAGATCGGCGACGACATTGCGCATCAGCGGCTGATCGATGAGCGTGCGCCCGAATGCCGCACGGTGGCGCACGTGCCAGGCGGCTTCGGCGACCGACTGGCGCATGCCTGCCGCAGTGCCGAGCACGCAGTCGAGCCGCGTGCGGGCCACCATCTCGATGATCGTGCGGATGCCGCGCCCCGGCTCCCCGACGGCGTACCCCAGCGTCCCGTCGAAGTCGACCTCGCTCGACGCGTTGGAGCGGTTGCCGAGCTTGTCTTTGAGGCGTTGGATGCGGAACACATTGCGGCTGCCGTCGTCGAGAACACGCGGCACCAGGAAACAGCCGATGCCCGCGTCGGACCGACCGTCGTCGATTCGAGCGAGCACGAGGAATGCATCGCTCATCGGAGCGGAGCAGAACCACTTGTGGCCGGTGATCAACCAGGCATCGCCGGCAGGAACCGCCCTGGTCGTGTTGGCGCGTACATCGCTGCCGCCCTGCTTCTCCGTCATCGCCATGCCGAAGAGAGCACCTCGCTTACCCGGCACGAGGCGGCCGTCGTAGTCGCGGCTGAGGAGGCGCGGCATCCAGCTGACGGCGATGTCTGGCTGCTGTCGGAGCGCGGGGACGGCTGCGTGGGTCATCGAGATGGGGCAGGCGTGTCCCGGCTCGATCTGCGCGAAGAGCATGAAGGCGGCGGCGCGGGCGACGTTGGCACCCGGCCGAGGATCCGCCCACGCCGAGGTGTGTGCCCCGGAGGCGACGGCCGCGCCGATGATGCGGTGATACGAGTCGTCGTACTCGACCTCGTCGATGCGCACGCCGTGCCGGTCGAAAGCGTGGAGCACGGGCTCATGCACGTTCGCCAGCACCGCATCGCGCTGGAAGGCTGCGGACCCGACGTGGTCGCCGATCGTGGTCAGCTCGTCGAACGCCCAGGCCGCGTCGAAGCGGGCGACGCCCTCCACGAGGGGCGCGTTGGTCGTGAACTCGTTCAGTCCGACGCGATCCGGCGCCTGGTTGGCGACGTCGTGCGTGAGGTGCGGTGCCGGTTTCGCCATCGAAACCCGTCCTTTCGGCCGAAGCGGGAGCACTCCCATCCTCGCCCACCGGGCGGCCTCGGGATGCGCACTCGCGGCGCAACGGGACGCGCTCGGGTGGAGATCCGGAACGCGCACTCTCATGACCGGAGCCGTGCACTGTCGAAGCGGAGGCGCACTGTC encodes the following:
- the dprA gene encoding DNA-processing protein DprA, producing the protein MTLFGLDEANVRRLVAGVTTESELEDTDVADRFARAAWSVITEPGDGIAGTLAAELGAADALTYVLDTADRSRLACPAPAGSRGGSAGSVVTVGSPGVERMTDVPGSAPSQDGTARVGRATSAPDPIVDESHRTRIDEPPAGSDQLKAALHRWRPRLRSADVERALTSAARIHAELLVPTGSGGPTAPWPWGVDDLGSHAPIALWARGDPSRISDVRSTVALVGARAATGYGEHVASELSAGLADLGNTIVSGAAYGIDGTAHRAALAVGGLTFAFLAGGVDRFYPAGHDDLLRRVVEHGLVLSELPCGAAPTKWRFLQRNRLIAAASAVTVVVEAGARSGSLNTAGHAAALGRPLAAVPGPVTSPASAGCHRLFREYDAVCVTNTRDVAELIAPEASGPASAAIDGPETKRIVDALSTRAGRTADELATLAGLSVASTLAVLGGLELDRRVREQGGGWVAVSAQR
- a CDS encoding YifB family Mg chelatase-like AAA ATPase, whose amino-acid sequence is MAIARTRGIALVGITPHVVDIEADISPGLPGFWVIGLPDAALGEARHRVRAAAANSGLPITSRKLTVSLSPAALPKHGGGFDLGIAMAALAAAGDVPADSVGGTVHLGELGLDGRLRPTPGVLPAVIGAARAGMRRVMVPAANESEARLVPDIEVLAVSSLREAAIAHGSDLDPVPVEPWEVSATAADDDDSSSLDLADIVGNEEAIEALTIAAAGGHHLFLLGPPGAGKTMLAERLPGLLPDLPVEASLEATSIRSLAGDPVSALVTRPPFEAPHHTATAAAIVGGGSAQIRPGAAVRAAHGVLFLDEAPEFPSSVLDVLRQPLESGRIRIHRANAVATFPGRFQLVLAANPCPCGQYGAADAECTCAPSTRRRYMAKISGPLLDRVDIRLSVRRITAAQLKLAGTAKGATTATVRARVTAARAAAAARLSETPWRTNAEVPGSWLREHSRMLQRGSTAVLDRALERGALTMRGYDRSLRLAWTIADVAGADHPSAEHIGTALYLRKGIGA
- a CDS encoding YraN family protein is translated as MAKKDELGRRGEDLAARYLRQQGYRILARNWRCTQGEIDIVAERAGAVAVVEVKTRSSTLFGHPFDAITPVKAARLRRLAAQWCDETGRAADSLRIDAVAVLAPPGLADSQVLIEHLVGVC
- a CDS encoding DUF2469 domain-containing protein codes for the protein MDEDEFDDYDREVELALYREYRDIVSQFKYVIETERRFYLANEVEFVRRDTANDFYFEITMHDVWVWDVYRADRFVKSVRVLTFKDVNIEELSSKEFELPKELALDE
- a CDS encoding ribonuclease HII; translated protein: MAASTTTRTPNAAGTKQAKRKRPVVPNYRFEAELYSAGSMSVIGCDEVGRGALAGPVAVGMVVVDAQVGRWPKGLRDSKLLLEPKREELAPLCMKWVRHHAVGLASAEEIDAYGIMACLGMAGARAFAALQEAGAALTASTIILDGNYDYLSRALPMQVPVVSRIKADQSCASVAAASVIAKVHRDAIMIEQDSVHPGYSWASNKGYSSEAHFEAIRQLGPNELHRRTWLKPERTSVQLAFDVLEMGPSDAETVEFESGEPAGAIHGSAPSARPDAAAPQRRL
- the lepB gene encoding signal peptidase I, with product MTDDFLPTGSGHATSAKQSRQRSVKLFVRDLVIILLVAILVSFLIKTFIVRSFYIPSGSMENTLQINDLIMVNELEPNLMPIQHGDVVVFTDPGGWLPPSTEKSTTNPIEWVLSLVGLAAPDSDDHLVKRVIGLPGDKVTCCNALGQMSVNGSPLDEPYVKLAAGETDAASVHFDVTVPKGELWVMGDNRWDSQDSSRNQNLPGKGFVPEKDVVGRAILISWPISHWTWLSNYPDVFRGAEDDKQ
- the rplS gene encoding 50S ribosomal protein L19, which translates into the protein MHILDAVDAASLRSDIPEFRPGDTVKVHVNITEGNRSRIQVFQGVVIARSGESVRETFTVRKVSFQVGVERTFPVHSPVIDHIEVVTRGDVRRAKLYYLRQLRGKKAKIKEKRDA
- a CDS encoding MFS transporter, with the translated sequence MIARRALLRWQLIAVPVLPLWLMVGFGVFGGPGGFFLLFLGAGVLFLFLATLAGLTRLRPAVRSTGAVGWWDVVATAAFHLAVIGLGFFGATGVVFGIAAVVLGLATFWLTVWQLMREWRERVSGAMAQASSGYGTPQSRRPPPEDLGVIIVHETGH
- the trmD gene encoding tRNA (guanosine(37)-N1)-methyltransferase TrmD; translation: MRIDIVTIFPAIFDALDVSLLGKARQNGIIDLTVRDLRDFTHDRHRTVDDTPYGGGAGMVMRPEPWGEALDAALDAADDPVVIFPSPAGEVFTQRMARHLSEERHLVFGCGRYEGIDQRVFEHTWSRARVKLVSLGDYVLNGGEVAVIAMVEAIARLIPGVVGNPQSLVEESHEDGLLEYPSYTKPPVWRGLDVPPVLLSGNHGEIARWRREQQLERTRRVRPDLLDED
- a CDS encoding CbiX/SirB N-terminal domain-containing protein, coding for MTLTTDSPGDASAAPSSLQPALVLVAHSGNDADGRRAVGELKAAVETRLGGVDAVAAFVDVQQPDLSEALNSLRPDRSAVVVPLLLSTGYRVHSELAHALAASTGRSVRVSELLVPDDAVMDLLAMRLRQAGLRDDDVVVLAAAGSSDHRAVRDVLDTGRRLASVLERQVTAGFLTAAVPHLSSAVETMRRLHPSSRLLVGPYLLAPGMFADLAAASGGDVVARTLLVPGVTPPAPLVELVVRRYRDAAGGMTLR
- a CDS encoding acyl-CoA dehydrogenase family protein; the protein is MAKPAPHLTHDVANQAPDRVGLNEFTTNAPLVEGVARFDAAWAFDELTTIGDHVGSAAFQRDAVLANVHEPVLHAFDRHGVRIDEVEYDDSYHRIIGAAVASGAHTSAWADPRPGANVARAAAFMLFAQIEPGHACPISMTHAAVPALRQQPDIAVSWMPRLLSRDYDGRLVPGKRGALFGMAMTEKQGGSDVRANTTRAVPAGDAWLITGHKWFCSAPMSDAFLVLARIDDGRSDAGIGCFLVPRVLDDGSRNVFRIQRLKDKLGNRSNASSEVDFDGTLGYAVGEPGRGIRTIIEMVARTRLDCVLGTAAGMRQSVAEAAWHVRHRAAFGRTLIDQPLMRNVVADLALESEAATALAMRLARAHDDDASDAEIAYRRLATAVAKYWICKRGPGHAYEALECLGGNGYTEDYPLARRYREQPVMAVWEGSGNVIALDILRVLAREPDAVASVRDELASAASADRRLAESLRSIDARLASAAGRDPDDVAFDARRLAEDLAVALQAAVLVTGAPDAVSDAFCASRLGQDRAALYGTLPGGIDVGSILSRA